A genome region from Bacteroides stercoris ATCC 43183 includes the following:
- a CDS encoding phosphatidylserine decarboxylase family protein, producing the protein MGRLKKLKKIRIHREGTHTLAGSLLLILAVNAGLYFGLECKIPFYVVAVISLVVYGILVNFFRCPIRLFGQENTEKIVVAPADGKIVVVEEVEETEYFHDRRIMVSIFMSLVNVHANWYPVDGTVKSVSHQNGKFMKAWLPKASTDNERSTVVIETPEGVEIMARQIAGAMARRIVTYAEPGEECYIDEHMGFIKFGSRVDVFLPLGTEVLVKLGQLTTGNQTVIAKLK; encoded by the coding sequence ATGGGTCGACTTAAAAAATTAAAGAAAATACGTATTCACCGTGAAGGAACACATACATTGGCCGGCAGTTTATTGTTGATACTCGCCGTAAACGCAGGGCTTTACTTCGGTTTGGAATGTAAGATTCCCTTCTACGTAGTGGCAGTTATCAGCCTTGTGGTTTATGGCATTTTAGTGAACTTCTTCCGTTGTCCTATACGTTTGTTCGGCCAGGAAAATACTGAAAAAATCGTGGTTGCCCCGGCTGACGGAAAGATTGTGGTAGTGGAAGAGGTTGAAGAAACCGAATATTTCCATGACCGCCGTATCATGGTTTCCATATTTATGAGTCTGGTCAACGTACATGCCAACTGGTATCCGGTGGACGGAACCGTGAAGTCGGTATCTCACCAGAACGGCAAGTTCATGAAAGCCTGGTTGCCCAAAGCAAGCACCGACAATGAACGTTCCACTGTAGTAATCGAAACCCCCGAAGGTGTGGAAATCATGGCACGCCAGATTGCCGGCGCCATGGCACGCCGTATCGTAACTTATGCCGAACCGGGCGAAGAGTGTTATATCGACGAACATATGGGCTTCATCAAGTTCGGTTCGCGTGTGGATGTATTCCTTCCGCTGGGTACGGAAGTTCTTGTTAAACTCGGACAACTGACTACCGGCAACCAGACCGTAATAGCAAAACTCAAGTAA
- the pssA gene encoding CDP-diacylglycerol--serine O-phosphatidyltransferase gives MANCITRSIPNTLTCLNLFSGCIACVMAFEANYNLALAFIILSAVFDFFDGMMARLLNAHSPIGKDLDSLADDVSFGVAPSLIVFSLFKEMHYPASMEFIVPYMPYTAFLISVFSALRLAKFNNDTRQTSSFIGVPVPANALFWASLVAGIHPILISESFNPLYLLALVCLFSWLLVSEIPMFSLKFKSLSWKDNKVSFSFLIISIPLLVFLKVSGFAAVIVWYILLSLLTGKRK, from the coding sequence ATGGCAAACTGCATTACCCGCTCCATACCGAATACCTTAACCTGCCTGAACCTGTTCTCCGGGTGTATCGCCTGCGTCATGGCTTTTGAAGCCAACTATAACCTGGCGCTTGCATTCATTATCCTCAGTGCCGTATTCGATTTTTTCGACGGCATGATGGCACGTCTGCTGAATGCACACTCTCCCATCGGCAAAGACTTGGATTCGCTGGCGGATGATGTAAGTTTCGGCGTAGCGCCCTCACTAATAGTGTTCTCTTTATTTAAAGAAATGCATTATCCGGCATCCATGGAGTTCATCGTTCCTTATATGCCTTACACAGCATTCCTTATTTCCGTATTCTCGGCGTTGCGTCTGGCTAAGTTCAACAACGACACCCGCCAGACCAGTTCTTTTATCGGCGTACCGGTTCCTGCCAATGCCCTTTTTTGGGCGTCGTTAGTGGCGGGAATACATCCCATACTTATCTCGGAGAGCTTTAATCCGCTTTATCTCTTAGCATTGGTTTGCTTGTTTTCGTGGTTGCTGGTATCGGAAATACCGATGTTCTCATTGAAATTCAAGAGCCTCTCATGGAAAGACAACAAAGTAAGTTTCAGTTTCCTGATTATCAGTATTCCGCTTCTTGTTTTTTTGAAAGTCAGTGGTTTCGCAGCGGTAATTGTATGGTACATCTTGCTGTCACTTCTCACAGGAAAGCGTAAGTAA
- a CDS encoding DUF4834 family protein produces the protein MFHFLGFLFIIIIAILLIGLSIIGTVIRSIFGLGSRRSSNTYRNDNGNYQSGRGYSFNGRQQSGSSSNEEPKTRIKEETAHGRHKKLFSQDEGEYVDFEEIKEE, from the coding sequence ATGTTTCATTTTTTAGGATTTTTATTTATCATTATAATCGCCATCCTGCTTATCGGACTTAGCATCATCGGCACTGTTATCCGGAGTATTTTCGGCTTGGGTAGCCGCCGCTCATCAAACACTTACCGGAACGATAATGGAAATTATCAATCCGGAAGAGGGTATTCTTTCAATGGCAGACAACAATCCGGCTCTTCTTCCAACGAAGAACCTAAAACAAGGATAAAAGAAGAAACCGCACATGGCAGGCACAAGAAACTGTTTTCCCAGGACGAGGGGGAATATGTGGATTTCGAAGAAATCAAAGAAGAATAA
- a CDS encoding nucleoside deaminase, whose protein sequence is MTDTDYMKQALLEAQKAGERGEVPVGAVVVCKDRIIARAHNLTETLTDVTAHAEMQAITAAAATLGGKYLNECTLYVTVEPCVMCAGAIAWAQMGRLVFGAEDEKRGYQRYAPKALHPKTAVVKGVLADECAALMKDFFAAKRR, encoded by the coding sequence ATGACAGATACGGATTATATGAAGCAGGCGCTTTTGGAAGCGCAAAAAGCAGGTGAGCGGGGTGAAGTGCCCGTTGGTGCCGTTGTTGTTTGCAAAGACCGTATCATTGCCCGTGCCCATAATCTGACTGAAACGCTGACGGATGTCACTGCACATGCCGAAATGCAGGCTATCACTGCCGCCGCTGCTACGCTTGGTGGCAAATATCTGAACGAATGTACTCTTTATGTGACCGTTGAACCATGCGTGATGTGTGCCGGTGCCATAGCATGGGCACAAATGGGACGGTTGGTATTTGGTGCGGAAGATGAGAAACGGGGATACCAGCGTTATGCACCAAAGGCTTTGCATCCTAAAACTGCGGTAGTGAAAGGAGTATTGGCGGATGAATGCGCTGCATTAATGAAAGACTTTTTTGCTGCAAAACGCAGATAA
- a CDS encoding YraN family protein — MAIHNALGKAGEDAVAAYLEHNGYVIRDRNWRKNRLELDIVATKDNGLIIVEVKTRSNTEYIKPQDAVNWQKIRRIVIAADAYVKHFRIDAPVRFDIITAVGDAGAFKIEHIKEAFYPPVF, encoded by the coding sequence ATGGCAATACATAATGCTCTGGGAAAAGCCGGAGAAGATGCGGTTGCGGCTTATCTGGAACATAACGGATATGTGATACGCGACCGGAACTGGCGGAAAAACCGTTTGGAACTGGACATTGTTGCCACCAAGGACAACGGACTGATTATTGTAGAAGTAAAAACCCGAAGTAACACGGAATACATCAAGCCGCAAGATGCCGTCAACTGGCAGAAAATACGCCGTATTGTCATAGCAGCCGATGCTTACGTAAAGCATTTCCGCATTGACGCCCCCGTGCGCTTCGACATCATTACAGCAGTGGGCGATGCCGGTGCTTTCAAGATAGAGCACATCAAAGAAGCATTTTACCCGCCTGTGTTTTAA
- a CDS encoding MmcQ/YjbR family DNA-binding protein encodes MNIETAREYCLSKKAATEDTPFGEDFLVIRVMGKMFLCINLNTPDRITMKCDPEYALELRDRYNAVEGAWHFNKKYWNQVLLDSDADDKLIKHLIDHSYEEVIKKFTKKMRNEYEALP; translated from the coding sequence ATGAATATAGAAACCGCCCGCGAATATTGCCTCAGTAAAAAGGCCGCAACCGAAGATACTCCTTTCGGTGAGGATTTCCTCGTTATCCGGGTAATGGGAAAGATGTTTTTATGCATCAATCTCAACACTCCCGACCGCATCACCATGAAATGCGACCCGGAATACGCGCTGGAATTGCGCGACCGCTACAATGCCGTTGAAGGAGCCTGGCACTTCAACAAGAAGTATTGGAACCAGGTGCTCCTGGACAGTGATGCAGATGACAAACTGATAAAACATCTGATAGACCACTCCTACGAAGAAGTAATAAAGAAATTCACTAAAAAAATGCGCAATGAGTATGAAGCCCTGCCCTGA
- a CDS encoding biotin--[acetyl-CoA-carboxylase] ligase, with the protein MKPCPETFPYPLIVLDETDSTNRYISQLCNELQESVAELTTVTAEFQTAGKGQRGNTWEAERGKNLLFSFVLYPTFLEARRQFILSQIVSLSIKEELDRWSDEITIKWPNDIYWRDKKICGILIENDLSGHFIGRSISGIGININQNEFHSDAPNPVSLKQITGQEHDRYEILSHILKRVQIYYNGLQTEDSGTYTAEITARYARSLFRRRGFHPYEDAGGKFSARLLRVEQDGRFVLEDENGKEREYLFKEVQYII; encoded by the coding sequence ATGAAGCCCTGCCCTGAAACGTTTCCTTATCCGCTGATAGTGTTGGATGAAACCGACTCAACCAACCGGTACATCAGCCAGTTATGTAATGAGTTGCAAGAATCCGTTGCCGAACTAACTACAGTTACAGCCGAATTTCAAACAGCCGGTAAAGGCCAGCGCGGCAACACCTGGGAAGCGGAAAGAGGCAAGAACCTGCTTTTCAGCTTTGTCCTCTATCCTACTTTTCTGGAAGCGCGCCGCCAGTTTATCCTATCACAAATCGTGTCTCTTTCCATCAAGGAAGAGCTGGACAGATGGTCGGACGAAATTACGATAAAGTGGCCGAATGACATTTACTGGAGAGACAAGAAAATATGCGGCATACTGATAGAGAACGACCTATCCGGACACTTCATCGGACGCAGCATTTCCGGCATCGGAATCAATATCAATCAGAATGAGTTTCACAGTGATGCCCCCAACCCGGTATCGCTGAAACAAATTACCGGTCAGGAACACGACCGCTATGAGATTTTATCGCACATACTGAAAAGGGTACAAATCTACTACAACGGTTTGCAAACGGAAGACAGCGGTACTTATACCGCCGAAATAACCGCCCGTTATGCCCGCTCCCTATTCCGCCGCAGAGGTTTTCACCCTTACGAAGATGCCGGCGGCAAATTCTCTGCCCGCCTGCTGCGTGTGGAGCAAGACGGACGTTTTGTCCTGGAAGACGAGAACGGCAAGGAACGGGAATATTTATTTAAAGAGGTGCAATACATTATCTGA
- a CDS encoding zinc-dependent metalloproteinase lipoprotein: protein MKSIYKPMKIQALIVAVIASFILYGCEDNEANCLELSESSFSNVDGDGATLTVSVTSDVEWQISKTAQWCNVTPGKGSGNQTLTLQIEANPDSKERKVTVTVASPATKMSRKIEITQAAGYTPIEQYHYNLPVVFHVLYQNKSDAQQYVSPNRLSEILNAVNRLYKKSVQNADMNLTFTLATASPDGEKTDQPGVEYISWPGSYPIDCDVFMNDDINETAGKGYVRYVWDPNRYINIMVYNFANEPGSNTTTLGISHLPFTTKGANSLAGLSEINVSRLELKNLSFPYCVSINSRFINEESTATTYKPADITVTLAHELGHYLGLHHVFSETERGNSCEDTDYCTDTPTYNKEAYDMNYAYIAANEPGNFTFANLVNRENCLTGESFVSHNIMDYAISHSDQFTPEQRARIRHVLLYSPLIPGPKAVQEADTRSAPDGLMKLPIRTAK from the coding sequence ATGAAATCAATATATAAACCCATGAAGATACAAGCCTTAATTGTAGCCGTTATAGCAAGTTTTATCTTATATGGTTGCGAAGATAATGAAGCCAACTGTTTGGAACTCTCCGAATCGTCATTCAGCAATGTCGATGGCGACGGAGCCACATTGACGGTTTCCGTAACAAGCGATGTGGAGTGGCAAATATCCAAAACGGCACAATGGTGCAACGTCACTCCAGGCAAAGGCTCCGGAAATCAGACATTGACCCTGCAAATAGAAGCCAACCCCGACAGTAAAGAGAGAAAAGTTACAGTAACAGTCGCATCACCGGCTACCAAGATGAGCAGAAAAATAGAAATCACTCAAGCAGCTGGATATACACCCATAGAACAATATCACTACAATCTGCCGGTAGTTTTCCATGTGCTTTACCAAAACAAGTCCGACGCGCAACAGTATGTCAGCCCCAACCGCCTGTCTGAAATATTGAACGCAGTAAACCGGCTTTATAAGAAGAGCGTGCAAAACGCAGACATGAACCTTACCTTTACACTCGCCACCGCAAGTCCGGATGGAGAAAAGACGGACCAGCCGGGAGTGGAATACATTTCATGGCCGGGCAGCTATCCGATAGATTGCGATGTCTTTATGAATGATGATATAAACGAAACTGCGGGAAAAGGGTATGTAAGATATGTATGGGACCCCAACAGATATATCAATATAATGGTCTACAACTTTGCCAATGAGCCCGGCAGTAATACAACGACATTAGGAATATCCCATCTGCCGTTTACCACAAAAGGGGCGAACAGCCTGGCCGGTCTCAGTGAAATCAATGTATCCCGATTGGAACTGAAGAACTTGTCCTTCCCCTATTGTGTATCCATCAACAGCCGGTTCATCAACGAAGAAAGTACGGCAACCACATACAAACCAGCAGACATTACCGTTACATTGGCTCATGAATTAGGGCATTATTTAGGATTACACCATGTATTCTCCGAAACAGAAAGAGGAAACAGTTGTGAAGATACCGACTATTGCACAGATACCCCCACCTACAATAAGGAAGCATACGATATGAATTACGCATATATCGCGGCGAATGAACCGGGAAACTTCACATTTGCCAATTTGGTGAACCGTGAGAATTGCCTGACAGGCGAATCCTTTGTCTCACACAACATCATGGATTACGCAATCAGCCATTCCGACCAATTTACTCCCGAACAGCGGGCACGCATCCGGCATGTTTTGTTATACAGTCCTCTGATACCGGGCCCCAAAGCCGTTCAGGAAGCAGACACCCGTTCTGCACCAGACGGACTTATGAAGTTGCCAATCCGTACCGCCAAATAG
- a CDS encoding tetratricopeptide repeat protein, whose amino-acid sequence MKTLTFLFFGLLLCPMTLLAQSADVLLQKVADALSAGKDDYAVSLFRQAADADAGQTEMFYWTSVGKATAAAPRLAQELAVCYRDKRNYDKAYLFYKEWLQYYPEDVSALVACAEMQMMRGETKDAMKLYEKVLALDADNLQANIFLGNYYYLQAEQKKKTLEDNYKKIVSPTRMQYAGYRNGLSDIYSNGYSKAKGYLQKVLQLFPSTEAGKTLERIKKLEKEMNN is encoded by the coding sequence ATGAAAACCTTGACTTTTCTTTTCTTCGGACTCCTGCTGTGTCCGATGACGCTTTTGGCACAATCGGCAGATGTATTGTTGCAGAAGGTGGCTGATGCCTTGTCGGCAGGTAAGGACGATTATGCCGTGAGTCTGTTCCGTCAGGCTGCCGATGCGGATGCGGGACAGACGGAGATGTTCTATTGGACAAGCGTTGGAAAAGCCACTGCGGCAGCTCCGCGGCTTGCGCAGGAACTGGCCGTTTGCTACAGAGACAAACGGAATTACGACAAGGCATACCTTTTTTATAAGGAGTGGCTGCAGTATTATCCGGAAGATGTTTCCGCACTTGTAGCCTGTGCAGAGATGCAGATGATGCGCGGTGAAACGAAAGACGCGATGAAGCTCTATGAGAAAGTGCTGGCTTTGGATGCCGATAATCTTCAGGCAAATATATTTTTGGGCAACTATTACTACCTGCAAGCCGAGCAAAAGAAGAAAACGTTGGAGGACAACTATAAGAAAATCGTATCGCCCACACGTATGCAGTATGCCGGTTACCGTAACGGATTGTCGGATATTTACTCCAATGGGTATAGCAAGGCTAAGGGGTACTTGCAGAAGGTGCTTCAACTCTTCCCGTCTACCGAAGCGGGGAAGACCTTGGAGCGGATAAAGAAATTGGAAAAAGAGATGAATAATTGA